In Xanthomonas campestris pv. phormiicola, the DNA window GCGCTCTCCACCTCGGCGGTGCCGATGCGGTGGCCGGAGACGTTGATGACGTCGTCCACGCGGCCGGTGATCCAGTAGTAGCCGTCTTCGTCGCGGCGGCAACCGTCGCCGGTGAAGTAGCTGCCCGGGTAGGTGCGGAAATAGGTGTCGATGAAGCGCTGGTGGTCGCCGTAGACGGTGCGCATCTGCCCCGGCCACGAGTCGCGCAGCACCAGGTTGCCTTCGGTGGCGCCTTCCAGGAGTTCGCCGTCGGCATTGACCAGGGCCGGCTGCACGCCGAAGAACGGCAGCGTCGCCGAGCCGGGCTTGAGGTCGATCGCGCCGGCCAGCGGGGTGATCAGGATGCCGCCGGTCTCGGTCTGCCACCAGGTGTCCACGATCGGGCAGCGGCCGTCGCCGACCACATCGTAGTACCAGCGCCAGGCTTCGGGATTGATCGGCTCGCCGACGCTGCCGAGCAGGCGCAGCGACGCGCGCGAGGTGCGCTTGACCGGCGCCTCGCCCTCGCGCATCAGCGCGCGGATCGCGGTCGGCGCGGTGTAGAAGATCGTGACCTTGTGCTTGTCGATGACCTCCCAGAAGCGCGACACGTTCGGGTAGTTGGGCACGCCTTCGAACATCAGCGCGGTGGCGCCGTTGGCCAGCGGCCCGTAGACGATGTAGCTGTGGCCGGTGACCCAGCCGACGTCGGCGGTGCACCAGTAGATGTCGTCCTCGCGCAGGTCGAACACGGTCTCGTGGGTGTAGGCCGCGTACAGCAGGTAGCCGGCGGTGGTGTGCAGCACGCCCTTGGGCTTGCCGGTGGAGCCGGAGGTGTAGAGGATGAACAGAGGATCCTCGGCGTTCATGCGCTCGGGTTCGCACTCGGCCGGCTGGCTGTCGACCACGTCGTGGAACCAGCGGTCGCGCGGGGCCTGCATGTCCACCGCGCCGCCGGTGTGGCGCACCACCAGCACGGTTTCCACGCTGGTGGTGCCGGGCAGCTTCAGCGCCGCGTCGACGTTGCCCTTGAGCGGGATCTTCTTGCCGCCGCGCAGGCCTTCGTCGGCGGTGATGATCAGCTTGCTGCCGCAGTCGATCACCCGGTCGGCGATCGAGTTGGGCGCGAAACCGCCGAACACCACCGAGTGGATCGCGCCGATGCGCGCGCAGGCCAGCATCGCCACCGCCGCATCGGGAATCATCGGCAGGTAGATGGTGACGCGGTCGCCCTTCTTGACCCCGAGCGCGCGCAGCGCATTGCCCAGGCGGCACACGCGTTCGTACAGCTCACGGTAGCTGACGGTGTAGGACGGCGCGTCCGCGCTGTCCGGCTCGAACAGCAGCGCGGTCTTGTCGCCGCGCGTGGCCAGCTGCCGGTCCAGGCAGTTGACGCTGGCGTTGAGCTCGCCGTCGTCGAACCAGCGGATATGGAAATCGTCCAGGGCGAAGTTCACGTCCTTGATCCGGGTCGGCTTCTTGAACCAGTCCAGGCGCTCGGCGGCCTGGCCCCAGAACGCCTCCGGCTGTTCCACCGATTGCCGGTACAGAGTCTGGTACTGGGTCTTGTCGACCCGCGCCCGGGCGGCGAACTGCGGATCGACGGGGTAGATATCGGCCATGGTGCCCTCTGCAATGAACGGGGCGCCGCATGCGGCGGCGCGTCATGGCGCAGTTTGCCGCATCCACCGTTAAGCGCGCACGCGCCGGGCTTAGACGATGGTCGTAAACGCGTCCCCGTTCGACTAATGGCCAATAGGCGCGACCGGCCGCGGCGCGCACTGTGCACCCAGCCGTGCCTGCGCGCGGCGGACATCCATTATTCGGGAGGGAGTAATGAGCAACCACATCGCATCCTTGGCGAGGCGCCCGTTGGCCGCCGCGCTGTTCGTCGCGCTGATCGCCCCGGGCGCGGCCTTCGCCCAGAGCGGCAAGACCCCGTCGGCGCGCGAACAGGCGCTGGAAGCCCGCGTGGCCGAGCTGGAGCGGCAGGTGCAGCTGCTGCTGTCCTCGCAGCAACAGCAGCAGGGCCAGATCGCGCAGACCCAGACCGAGGTGGCCGCCGTGAAGTCGAGCCAGGCCGCGCCACCGGCGCTGCCGGCCGGCAAGGCGCCGATCCAGGTGACCACGATCACCCCCGGCGCCGCGCCCGGCACCACGTTCAAGGTCGGCGGCTTCATCAAGGCCGATTTCCTGGCCACCCGCACCGGCGACGGCCAGCTCGCCGACGACGCCACCGGCCGCGCGCTGTACCTGCCCGGGCAGACCCCGGTCGGCGGCGGCAAGTCCGGCACCGACTACAACGCGCACGCCAAGTTCTCGCGCATCAACTTCGGCGTGGACAGCGTCACCGACGCCGGCAACAAGGCCGGCGCCTTGGTGGAACTGGACTTCTTCGGCAACGCGCTGGGCAACCAGACCGCCACCAACACCTACGGCGCCACCCTGCGCCACGCCTACATGTACTGGAACCACTGGCTGGCCGGCCAGACCTGGTCCAACTTCATGGACCCGGCGGCGCTGCCGGAAGCGGCCGACTTCATCGGCCCCACCGACGGCGTGATCTTCGTGCGCCAGGCGCAGCTGCGCTACACCAACGGCGGCTTCAGCATCGCCCTGGAGAACCCGGAAACCACCGTGTACAACCGCAGCGCGAGCGGCGTGATCACCAGCGCCAGCTCCGACCGCGGCGCGCTGCCGGACCTGACCGTGCGCTACGGCTGGAAGGGCGACTGGGGCAGCTTCGGCATCGGCGGCCTGCTCGGCCAGCTGAAGGTGGACAACCGCGCCACCGGCGCCGACGCCAGCAAGGCCGCCGGCGGCCTGACCCTGGGCGGCAAGTGGGTGGCCAGCGACAGCGACAGCCTGTTCTACCAGCTCAGCGGCGGCGAGGGCATCGGCCGCTACATCGGCCTGGGCATCGCCCAGGACGCGGTCTACGACGCGGCCGACCGCGACCTGGACACGGTCGGCGTGGTCGCCGGCTACATCGGCTGGCGCCACGCGTTCTCGCCGAAATTGCGCACCAACCTGATCTACGCGCGCAGCGACTACGACAACGACACCGCGCTGACCGGGCTGGGCGTGACCAGGAACGTGCAGAGCATCCGCGGCAACATCTTCTACACGCCGATGCCCAAGGTCGATGTCGGCGCCGAGCTGATGGTCGGCAAGCGCGAGATCGAAAGCGGCGCCAAGGGCGACATCACCCGCCTGCAGTTCACCACCAAGTACAGCTTCTGAGGCTGCGCCGGCGCGGCGCCCGGGAGGGCGCGCCGCGTCGGCGCGGACTCGCCATGCATCCGCGATGGATCGCGCCACCCGACCATCCTGACCGCCACCGCCACACCACCCGCTTCGGAGGGGAAGCTTCCTATGTCCAGCACCGCCATCAACCCGTCGGGTCAGCCGCTGACCCAAGGTCACAAGAAGGTGATCTTCGCCTCCAGCCTGGGCACCGTCTTCGAGTGGTACGACTTCTATCTGTACGGCTCGCTCGCCGCGATCATCGCCAAGCAGTTCTTCAGCGGGGTCAACGAGACCACCGGCTTCATCTTCGCGCTGCTGGCCTTCGCCGCCGGTTTCGCGGTACGCCCGTTCGGCGCCGCGTTCTTCGGCAGCCTGGGCGATCGCATCGGCCGCAAGTACACCTTCCTGGTCACCATCGTGCTGATGGGCCTGTCCACCTTCATCGTCGGCATCCTGCCCAACTACGCCAGCATCGGCATGGCCGCGCCGATCATCCTGATCGTGTTGCGGCTGGTGCAGGGCCTGGCGTTGGGCGGCGAGTACGGCGGCGCGGCGACCTACGTGGCCGAGCACGCGCCGCCGGGCAAGCGCGGCCTGTACACCAGTTTCATCCAGACCACCGCCACGCTGGGCCTGTTCCTGTCGCTGCTGGTGATCCTGGGCACGCGCATGACCCTGGGCACCGAAGTGTTCGAAGACTGGGGCTGGCGCATTCCGTTCATGGTCTCGATCGTGCTGCTCGGCGTGTCGGTGTGGATCCGCCTGCAGCTGAGCGAGTCGCCGCTGTTCCAGCAGATGAAGTCCGAGGGCAAGGGCTCCAAGCAGCCGTTCCGCGACAGTCTCAAGGACGGCAACTTCCGCCTGATGCTGCTGGTGCTGCTCGGCGCTACCGCCGGCCAGGCCGTGGTCTGGTACGGCGGCCAGTTCTACTCGCTGTTCTTCCTGACCCAGACGCTGAAGGTCGACGGCACCACCGCCAACCTGCTGATCGCCGCGGCGCTGGCGCTGGCCACGCCGTTCTTCGTGATCTTCGGCTGGCTGTCGGACAAGATCGGGCGCAAGAAGATCATCCTGGCCGGCTGCCTGTTGGCGGCGATCACCTATTTCCCGATCTTCAAGGGCCTGACCCACTTCGCCAACCCGGCGGTCGAGGAAGCCCGGCAGAGCGCGCCGGCCGCGGTGGTCGCCGATCCGGCGACCTGCAGCTTCCAGTTCGATCCGATCGGCAAGGCCAAGTTCACCAACTCCTGCGATGTCGCCGCCGCGGCACTGGCCAAGGCCGGCGTGCCTTACGAGATCAAGCCGGCGGCGGCGGGCTCGCTGGCGCAGGTCAGCATCGGCGGCACCCAGGTGCCCGCGTACGAGGCCGCCGGGCTGGGCAAGGACGAGGCCAAGGCCAAGTCCGATGCGTTCGGCAAGCAGCTGAAGGGCGCGCTGACTGCCGCCGGCTATCCGGAGAAGGCCGACCCGGCGCGCATCAACAAGCCGATGACGCTGCTGCTGCTGTGGCTCCTGGTGATCTACGTGACCATGGTCTACGGCCCGATCGCCGCTTACCTGGTCGAGCTGTTCCCGACCCGGATCCGCTACACCTCGATGTCGCTGCCTTACCACATCGGCAACGGTTGGTTCGGCGGCTTCCTGCCGACCATCTCCTTCGCCCTGGTCGCGGCGACCGGCAACATGTACTACGGCCTGTGGTACCCGATCGGCATCGCCTTGATGACGGTCGTCGTCGGCCTGTTCTTCCTGCGCGAGACCAAGGACGTGGACATCACCAAGTAAGGGCTGGTCCCTTGCGCCGGGTGCTCCCGGCACTGCGACGCCGGCCTTGTGCCGGCGTCGTCGTGTGCGGCGCGCGTCGCCTGGCGCGCACAGCCGCACGAGCCCGGCCAGCGCTTACCATGCGCGCTTGTCTCTACCCGGGGCCGCCGCATGCAGTACCGCTGGATCCTGTTCGACGCCGACGACACCCTGTTCCGCTTCGATGCCTATGCCGGCCTGCAGCGCATGTTCGCCGGCTACGGCGTGGCCTTCGCCGAGCAGGATTACGCCGACTACAACGCGTTGAATCGTCCGTTGTGGGTGGAGTACCAGAACGGCGCGATCACCGCGCTGCAGCTGCAGCAGCGCCGCTTCGCCGGCTGGGCGCAGCGCCTGCAGACCGCGCCGGACATCTTGAACGCTGCGTTCCTGGCGGCGATGGCGGAACTGTGCGAACCGCTGGACGGCGCGGTGGCGCTGCTCGACGCGCTGCGCGGGCGCGCGCGGCTGGGCCTGATCACCAATGGCTTCACCGCCCTGCAGCAGGCGCGGCTGCAGCGCACCGGCCTGCACGACCGCTTCGAGGTCGTCGCCATCTCCGAGCAGGTCGGCCACGCCAAGCCGCATCCACGCATCTTCGATCACGCGCTGGCGCAACTGGGCGATCCACCGCGCGCGCAGGTGCTGATGGTCGGCGACAACCCGCACGCCGACATCGCCGGCGGCCTGGCCGCCGGCCTGCATACCTGCTGGTTCAACGCGCATGGCCTGCCCGCGCCGGACGGCATCGTGCCGCACTACGAAGTGGCGACGCTGGCGCAGTTGCAGGACTTGCTGCTGGAAGAGACGGCGTAGCCACGCGGCGACCTGAAGGCTGTCGCGTCGGGGCTGAAATCCCTCGCGCAAAGAGCAGCGTTGCTGATCGCCAGTCGGTGGGAGCGGTGCCAGCGGGGGGGCTTGGCCATTCGTTGCGACCATCGCGTCATGTGGAGCGCTGGCCGCGATGGGCGAGATCGCGGCCGCGTGCGGTGATCCAGCTGCCGCCGCGTCTCGGCTGCAGCCCCTTGCGCAGGGACAGCGCATCGATCGGCCCGTTGTGGGAGCGACTTCAGGGCACCTCTAATAACCCCAAAAACTCGACTAAAACGTTCGCAAGTCATTGATGCGCATAGTGCGAAATTTTTAGAATCGAGGTTATTAGAGGTGCCCTTCAGTCGCGACGCGGCAACCCCTCGGGCGCCTGCGCCAAACGATCTCCGGCTGGCTTGCCGCGATGGCCGCGACCATGCCCGGCCCACGTCGCCGCGTGTCCTGCAGTGCCCGCATCAGGCCATGTGCCGCATCGTATAGTGCGCGCATGTCCATTTCCGACCCGACCTCCCGCGCCACCGACACGCCGCTCGCCGACCTGCCGGTCGCCCTGCAGCGGCTGCGCGCGGCCTGGCAGGCGGCCAAGCCCGACCAGGCGCAACGCCGCGACGACCTGCAGCGGCTGCGCGCGGCACTGAAGCGGCGCCTGCCGGAGATGGCCGATGCCATCGCCGCCGATTTCGGCCATCGCTCGCGCCACGAATCGCTGCTCGCCGACGGCATGACCGTGCTCGGCGAAATCGATCACCTGCTGCGCCACCTCAAGCGCTGGATGCGGCCGCAGCGCGTCGGCGCCGGCTGGCGGCTGTGGCCGGCGCGCGCCGAAGTGCGGCCGGTGCCGGTCGGCGTGGTCGGGGTGATCGCGCCATGGAACTACCCGGTCAACCTGGCGCTGATCCCGCTGGCCACCGCCATCGCCGCCGGCAACCACGTCTACCTGAAGCCGTCCGAGCACACCCCGCGCACCGCGCAGTTCCTGCAGTCGCTGCTGGCCGACGTGTTCCCGCCGCAACGGGTGGCGGTGGCGCTGGGCGCGGCCGAGGTGGCCGGCGCCTTCGCCGCGCTGCCGCTGGACCACCTGGTGTTCACCGGCTCCACCGCGGTCGGGCGCAAGGTGATGGCGGCCGCGGCGCCGAACCTGACCCCGCTGACCCTGGAACTGGGCGGCAAGTCGCCGGCCATCGTCTGCGCCGACTACCCGCTCGCGCAGGCCGCCGCGCGCCTGGCCACCGGCAAGTGGTTCAACGCCGGGCAGACCTGCATCGCGCCGGACTACGTGCTGATCGATGCCGGCCGCAGCGCGGCGCTGGTGCAGGCGCTGCGCGCGCAGGTGCTGGCGCGCTACGGCGACTTCGCGCGGGCCGACGACTACACCCGCATCGTCAACGAGCGCCAGTACCGGCGCCTGCGCGGTTACCTGGACGACGCGCGCGCGCGCGGCCTGGAAGTGATCGAACTGGCCAGCGTCGAGCCCGAGCGCGCCGAGCGCGAACGCCTGATCGTGCCGACCGTGGTGCTGCAGCCCGGCGACGACGCGCTGCTGATGCAGGACGAGATCTTCGGCCCGATCCTGCCCGTGCGCAGCTACCGCACGCTGGACGAGGCGATCGCGCTGGTCAACGGCCGCGACCGGCCGTTGGCGCTGTATCCCTTCAGCCACGACCGCGCGCAGGTGGAGGCGATCCTGCACGCCACCGTCGCCGGCGGCGTCACCGTCAACGACAGCCTGCTGCATTTCGCCGCCAACGCGCTGCCGTTCGGCGGCATCGGCGCCAGCGGCATGGGCGCCTACCACGGCCGTGCCGGCTTCGACGCCTTCAGCAAGGCGCTGCCGATCCTGTGGCAGTCGCGCCGGGCCGCCAGCGACTGGCTCAAGCCGCCGTACGCGAAGATCGCGCGCCTGATCGCCCTGTTGCTGCGCTGATCGCGCAGGCGCCCTTGGGGCGGGCACGCGCGCCGCCGGCGACGCAATGCCGTCACGGTGCGCGCCAGGCCCGGCAGGCGCCTGCGGCGGGGTGGTGTCGCGGAAATAATTAATTCATAGTTAGTAATTAAACTGCAGGCCCGACGCCACCGCCGATCACGGTCGGCTTCGGCCTTTGCGCGGCCCATCGCCGCGTTCGGAACGGCACCCAGCGAGCCCGCCGCAGCGTCGACCTGCCGGCAATCGGCCCGTGCGTTGCCATTTTTTTCCTTTTTTGAATTGGGATAGAGACAATGAAAACCAAGCTCGCTCTTCATCCGCTGGCCCGCGCCTGCCGCGTGCTGGCAGTCCTCACCACCCTGGCGGCGTTGCCGCAGCTGGCATTGGCTTCCTGTTACGAGGACGCCGCCACCAAGATGAGCCACATCCTGTTCAAGGACGGCACCGGCAAGAGCGTGGTGCTGGCGCATCGCGGCCTGTGGGGCAGGTATTCGGGCATCGGCGACCTGCCGGAGAATTCGCGCGGCGCATTGCAGGCTGCCAACGACCAATGCATGGATGGCGTCGAACTGGACGTCAAGATGACCAGCGACGGCGTGCCGGTGGTCCTGCACGACTACAACCTGGGTCGCACCACCAACGTGTGGACCGCGTTCCGCGGCGGCACCAAGTACAACCCGGCCAACAACATCGGTACCAATCCGGCGGTGAGCACGGTGCCGTGGTCCACGGTCGCGAAGCTGCTCCTGCTCACCCCCGACCGCCGCACCACCACCGGCTACCACGTGCCGCGCGTGGACGACTTGTTCGCCTACTACAAGGCGCACCGCCTGAGGACACCGATGGTGTTCGACATCAAGGACGCCGCCGCGGTACGCGCAGTGCGAAACGCCGCCGCCGGCGCGTTCCTGATCGCCGAAGGCAACTACGTCGCAGCCAAGGTCAATGCGACGCTGTATCCGACCCGGGCGGCCTTCCGTGCCGATGGCGTTGGCATCGTCGCCATCCCGGTGTTCACCACCAACATGCTGACCAAGATCAACGTTGCCGACTCGATCCGGGCCT includes these proteins:
- a CDS encoding MHS family MFS transporter, with the protein product MSSTAINPSGQPLTQGHKKVIFASSLGTVFEWYDFYLYGSLAAIIAKQFFSGVNETTGFIFALLAFAAGFAVRPFGAAFFGSLGDRIGRKYTFLVTIVLMGLSTFIVGILPNYASIGMAAPIILIVLRLVQGLALGGEYGGAATYVAEHAPPGKRGLYTSFIQTTATLGLFLSLLVILGTRMTLGTEVFEDWGWRIPFMVSIVLLGVSVWIRLQLSESPLFQQMKSEGKGSKQPFRDSLKDGNFRLMLLVLLGATAGQAVVWYGGQFYSLFFLTQTLKVDGTTANLLIAAALALATPFFVIFGWLSDKIGRKKIILAGCLLAAITYFPIFKGLTHFANPAVEEARQSAPAAVVADPATCSFQFDPIGKAKFTNSCDVAAAALAKAGVPYEIKPAAAGSLAQVSIGGTQVPAYEAAGLGKDEAKAKSDAFGKQLKGALTAAGYPEKADPARINKPMTLLLLWLLVIYVTMVYGPIAAYLVELFPTRIRYTSMSLPYHIGNGWFGGFLPTISFALVAATGNMYYGLWYPIGIALMTVVVGLFFLRETKDVDITK
- the yjjG gene encoding pyrimidine 5'-nucleotidase, translating into MQYRWILFDADDTLFRFDAYAGLQRMFAGYGVAFAEQDYADYNALNRPLWVEYQNGAITALQLQQRRFAGWAQRLQTAPDILNAAFLAAMAELCEPLDGAVALLDALRGRARLGLITNGFTALQQARLQRTGLHDRFEVVAISEQVGHAKPHPRIFDHALAQLGDPPRAQVLMVGDNPHADIAGGLAAGLHTCWFNAHGLPAPDGIVPHYEVATLAQLQDLLLEETA
- a CDS encoding glycerophosphodiester phosphodiesterase family protein — its product is MASCYEDAATKMSHILFKDGTGKSVVLAHRGLWGRYSGIGDLPENSRGALQAANDQCMDGVELDVKMTSDGVPVVLHDYNLGRTTNVWTAFRGGTKYNPANNIGTNPAVSTVPWSTVAKLLLLTPDRRTTTGYHVPRVDDLFAYYKAHRLRTPMVFDIKDAAAVRAVRNAAAGAFLIAEGNYVAAKVNATLYPTRAAFRADGVGIVAIPVFTTNMLTKINVADSIRAWSGERKSMEVNVKQLGGLLQRDADGLRESGARVGVFQAIPDGPGGGLFYRNTGACCYRLSDLYFAYAGGRDTADNRGDLNYIVNQQAFDLITTDDPKTAIAYLRARRKHD
- a CDS encoding DcaP family trimeric outer membrane transporter — its product is MSNHIASLARRPLAAALFVALIAPGAAFAQSGKTPSAREQALEARVAELERQVQLLLSSQQQQQGQIAQTQTEVAAVKSSQAAPPALPAGKAPIQVTTITPGAAPGTTFKVGGFIKADFLATRTGDGQLADDATGRALYLPGQTPVGGGKSGTDYNAHAKFSRINFGVDSVTDAGNKAGALVELDFFGNALGNQTATNTYGATLRHAYMYWNHWLAGQTWSNFMDPAALPEAADFIGPTDGVIFVRQAQLRYTNGGFSIALENPETTVYNRSASGVITSASSDRGALPDLTVRYGWKGDWGSFGIGGLLGQLKVDNRATGADASKAAGGLTLGGKWVASDSDSLFYQLSGGEGIGRYIGLGIAQDAVYDAADRDLDTVGVVAGYIGWRHAFSPKLRTNLIYARSDYDNDTALTGLGVTRNVQSIRGNIFYTPMPKVDVGAELMVGKREIESGAKGDITRLQFTTKYSF
- the acs gene encoding acetate--CoA ligase, whose amino-acid sequence is MADIYPVDPQFAARARVDKTQYQTLYRQSVEQPEAFWGQAAERLDWFKKPTRIKDVNFALDDFHIRWFDDGELNASVNCLDRQLATRGDKTALLFEPDSADAPSYTVSYRELYERVCRLGNALRALGVKKGDRVTIYLPMIPDAAVAMLACARIGAIHSVVFGGFAPNSIADRVIDCGSKLIITADEGLRGGKKIPLKGNVDAALKLPGTTSVETVLVVRHTGGAVDMQAPRDRWFHDVVDSQPAECEPERMNAEDPLFILYTSGSTGKPKGVLHTTAGYLLYAAYTHETVFDLREDDIYWCTADVGWVTGHSYIVYGPLANGATALMFEGVPNYPNVSRFWEVIDKHKVTIFYTAPTAIRALMREGEAPVKRTSRASLRLLGSVGEPINPEAWRWYYDVVGDGRCPIVDTWWQTETGGILITPLAGAIDLKPGSATLPFFGVQPALVNADGELLEGATEGNLVLRDSWPGQMRTVYGDHQRFIDTYFRTYPGSYFTGDGCRRDEDGYYWITGRVDDVINVSGHRIGTAEVESALVSHPKVAEAAVVGFPHDIKGQGIYAYVTLVADEQPSDALHKELVAWVRKEIGPIAAPDHLQWAPGLPKTRSGKIMRRILRKIAENAPDQLGDTSTLADPSVVDSLVNERLAR
- a CDS encoding coniferyl aldehyde dehydrogenase, which gives rise to MSISDPTSRATDTPLADLPVALQRLRAAWQAAKPDQAQRRDDLQRLRAALKRRLPEMADAIAADFGHRSRHESLLADGMTVLGEIDHLLRHLKRWMRPQRVGAGWRLWPARAEVRPVPVGVVGVIAPWNYPVNLALIPLATAIAAGNHVYLKPSEHTPRTAQFLQSLLADVFPPQRVAVALGAAEVAGAFAALPLDHLVFTGSTAVGRKVMAAAAPNLTPLTLELGGKSPAIVCADYPLAQAAARLATGKWFNAGQTCIAPDYVLIDAGRSAALVQALRAQVLARYGDFARADDYTRIVNERQYRRLRGYLDDARARGLEVIELASVEPERAERERLIVPTVVLQPGDDALLMQDEIFGPILPVRSYRTLDEAIALVNGRDRPLALYPFSHDRAQVEAILHATVAGGVTVNDSLLHFAANALPFGGIGASGMGAYHGRAGFDAFSKALPILWQSRRAASDWLKPPYAKIARLIALLLR